A window of the Scandinavium goeteborgense genome harbors these coding sequences:
- the pcnB gene encoding polynucleotide adenylyltransferase PcnB — MFTRVANFCRKVLTREETGAETVEIKPEMTVIPREQHAISRKDISENALKVLYRLNKAGYEAYLVGGGVRDLLLDKKPKDFDVTTSATPEQVRKLFRNCRLIGRRFRLAHVMFGPEIIEVATFRGHHEGTPDDRATSQRGQNGMLLRDNIFGSIEEDAQRRDFTINSLYYSVADFTVRDFVGGMRDLQDGVIRLIGNPETRYREDPVRMLRAVRFAAKLNMRISPDTAEPIPRLATLINDVPPARLFEESLKLLQAGYGYETYKLLREYSLFQPLFPTITRYFTENGDSPMERIVSQVFKNTDTRIHNDMRVNPAFLFAAMFWYPLLETAQRITQESGLAYFDAFAMAMNDVLDEACRSLAIPKRITALVRDIWQLQLRMSRRQGKRAWKLMEHPKFRAAYDLLALRAEAENNHELQRLTQWWGEFQVAAPPAQKDMLNGLDEEPAARRRHRRPRKRAPRQGGTA, encoded by the coding sequence ATTTTTACCCGAGTCGCTAATTTTTGCCGTAAGGTGCTTACCCGTGAAGAAACCGGGGCTGAAACCGTTGAGATAAAACCAGAAATGACGGTTATTCCGCGTGAGCAGCACGCTATTTCCCGCAAAGATATCAGTGAAAATGCCCTCAAGGTGCTCTACCGTCTGAACAAAGCGGGCTACGAGGCTTACCTCGTGGGCGGCGGCGTGCGTGATTTGCTGCTGGACAAAAAACCCAAAGATTTCGATGTGACCACCAGCGCCACGCCGGAACAGGTGCGTAAACTGTTCCGCAACTGCCGTCTGATCGGCCGCCGTTTCCGTCTGGCCCACGTGATGTTTGGCCCTGAAATCATTGAAGTGGCGACTTTCCGCGGCCATCACGAAGGCACGCCAGACGATCGCGCCACCTCACAGCGCGGCCAGAACGGCATGCTGCTGCGTGACAACATCTTCGGTTCCATCGAAGAAGATGCCCAGCGTCGCGACTTCACCATCAACAGCCTTTACTACAGCGTGGCGGATTTCACCGTCCGTGATTTCGTCGGCGGTATGCGCGATTTGCAGGACGGCGTGATTCGCCTGATTGGCAATCCGGAAACCCGCTATCGTGAAGATCCGGTGCGTATGCTGCGTGCAGTGCGTTTTGCCGCCAAGCTGAATATGCGTATCAGCCCGGACACCGCCGAGCCGATTCCACGCCTGGCCACTCTTATCAACGACGTGCCACCGGCGCGCCTGTTTGAAGAATCTCTGAAGCTGCTGCAGGCAGGTTACGGTTACGAAACCTATAAACTGCTGCGCGAATACAGCCTGTTCCAGCCGCTGTTCCCGACCATCACCCGCTACTTCACCGAAAACGGTGATAGCCCGATGGAGCGCATCGTCAGCCAGGTATTTAAAAACACCGATACCCGCATTCACAACGACATGCGCGTAAACCCGGCGTTCCTGTTTGCCGCAATGTTCTGGTATCCGCTGCTGGAAACCGCACAGCGCATTACCCAGGAAAGCGGTCTGGCCTATTTCGACGCCTTCGCCATGGCAATGAATGACGTGCTGGACGAAGCCTGTCGTTCGCTGGCCATTCCGAAACGTATTACCGCGCTGGTGCGTGATATCTGGCAGCTGCAGCTGCGTATGTCCCGTCGTCAGGGCAAACGCGCATGGAAGCTGATGGAGCATCCTAAATTCCGCGCCGCCTACGATCTGCTGGCGCTGCGTGCCGAAGCGGAAAACAACCACGAACTGCAGCGTCTGACGCAGTGGTGGGGTGAATTCCAGGTGGCTGCACCACCGGCGCAGAAAGATATGCTCAACGGTCTGGATGAAGAACCGGCTGCGCGTCGTCGCCACCGTCGTCCACGCAAGCGTGCGCCTCGTCAGGGCGGCACCGCGTGA
- the folK gene encoding 2-amino-4-hydroxy-6-hydroxymethyldihydropteridine diphosphokinase → MTRVYLAIGSNLASPLDQVNAAIAALGDIPQTAVVAVSSFYRTPPLGPQDQPDYLNAAVALDTDLEPDALLDNTQRIELEQGRTRKAERWGPRTLDLDIMLFGELTLNTERLTVPHYDMHNRGFMLWPLAEIAPDLTFPNGASLTTLLQRLNCTKPAHW, encoded by the coding sequence GTGACACGCGTTTACCTCGCCATCGGCAGCAATCTGGCTTCACCACTCGATCAGGTGAATGCGGCGATTGCTGCCCTCGGTGACATCCCGCAAACCGCCGTCGTGGCGGTTTCGTCGTTTTATCGCACGCCGCCGCTGGGTCCACAGGATCAACCTGACTATCTCAACGCCGCCGTGGCACTCGATACCGACCTCGAACCCGACGCATTGCTGGATAACACGCAACGCATCGAACTCGAACAGGGCCGCACCCGCAAAGCCGAACGCTGGGGACCGCGCACCCTGGACCTCGACATCATGCTGTTTGGTGAGCTAACGCTGAACACCGAACGCCTGACGGTGCCGCATTACGACATGCACAACCGCGGCTTTATGCTGTGGCCGCTGGCGGAAATCGCGCCAGACCTCACCTTCCCCAACGGCGCCTCGCTGACCACACTGCTGCAACGCCTTAACTGTACGAAACCTGCTCACTGGTAA
- the panB gene encoding 3-methyl-2-oxobutanoate hydroxymethyltransferase, with amino-acid sequence MKPTTISLLQKCKQEKKRFATITAYDFSFAKLFADAGIDVMLVGDSLGMTVQGHDSTLPVTVDDIAYHTRAVRRGAPNCLLLADLPFMAYATPEQAFDNSAVVMRAGANMVKLEGGAWLAPTVKMLAERAVPVCGHLGLTPQSVNVFGGYKVQGRGDAAQTLFDDALALEAAGIQLLVLECVPVALAKRITDALTIPVIGIGAGNVTDGQILVMHDAFGITGGHIPKFAKNFLTDAGDMRAAVRQYIAEVESGVYPGEEHSFH; translated from the coding sequence ATGAAACCCACCACCATCTCCCTGCTGCAGAAATGCAAACAGGAAAAGAAACGCTTCGCCACGATCACTGCCTATGATTTCAGCTTCGCGAAACTGTTCGCCGATGCCGGGATCGACGTCATGCTGGTCGGTGATTCATTGGGTATGACCGTTCAGGGCCACGATTCGACGCTGCCTGTCACCGTCGACGATATCGCTTACCACACCCGCGCTGTGCGCCGTGGGGCGCCGAACTGCCTGCTGCTGGCTGACCTGCCGTTTATGGCTTACGCCACGCCGGAACAGGCCTTTGATAATTCAGCCGTGGTGATGCGCGCCGGTGCCAATATGGTGAAACTCGAAGGCGGGGCCTGGCTCGCGCCAACCGTGAAAATGCTGGCAGAACGCGCCGTGCCAGTGTGCGGCCATCTTGGTCTGACCCCACAGTCGGTTAACGTCTTTGGCGGCTATAAAGTTCAGGGTCGTGGCGATGCCGCACAAACCCTGTTTGACGATGCGCTGGCGCTGGAAGCCGCAGGCATTCAGCTGTTAGTGCTGGAATGTGTGCCGGTCGCACTGGCAAAACGCATTACCGACGCGCTGACCATTCCGGTTATCGGTATCGGGGCCGGGAACGTCACTGACGGGCAGATTCTGGTGATGCATGACGCCTTCGGCATTACCGGCGGCCACATCCCTAAATTTGCGAAAAATTTCCTGACTGATGCAGGCGACATGCGCGCCGCGGTGCGGCAGTATATTGCCGAGGTCGAGTCCGGAGTCTATCCGGGCGAAGAACACAGTTTCCATTAA
- the panC gene encoding pantoate--beta-alanine ligase produces the protein MLIIETLPLLRQHIRRLRQEGKRIALVPTMGNLHDGHMKLVDEAKAAADVVVVSIFVNPMQFDRADDLARYPRTLQEDSEKLNKRKVDFVFSPAPADIYPQGTETQTFVDVPGISTMLEGASRPGHFRGVSTIVSKLFNLVQPDVACFGEKDFQQLALIRKMVADMGYDIEIIGVPTVRAKDGLALSSRNGYLTSDQRKIAPGLSKVMNAMAEKLREGDRALEEMITLAEQDLNDKGFRADDIQIRDADTLLELSETSQRAVILMAAWLGQARLIDNKTVELTQSAQ, from the coding sequence GTGTTGATTATCGAAACCCTGCCGCTGCTGCGCCAGCATATCCGTCGCCTTCGTCAGGAAGGCAAACGCATCGCACTGGTGCCAACCATGGGCAACCTGCACGACGGTCATATGAAGCTGGTTGATGAAGCGAAAGCCGCTGCCGATGTGGTGGTGGTCAGTATCTTTGTGAACCCGATGCAATTCGACAGAGCCGACGACCTGGCTCGCTATCCGCGTACCTTGCAGGAAGACAGCGAGAAGCTGAACAAGCGTAAAGTTGATTTCGTGTTCTCCCCTGCCCCGGCGGATATTTATCCGCAGGGTACGGAGACTCAAACGTTCGTCGACGTGCCGGGCATTTCTACCATGCTGGAAGGCGCAAGCCGTCCGGGCCATTTCCGTGGCGTCTCCACCATCGTCAGCAAGCTGTTTAACCTGGTTCAGCCGGACGTCGCCTGCTTTGGCGAGAAAGATTTCCAGCAGCTGGCGCTGATCCGCAAGATGGTGGCCGATATGGGCTATGACATCGAGATTATCGGCGTGCCAACGGTACGCGCGAAAGACGGTCTGGCCCTCAGTTCCCGCAACGGCTATCTCACCAGCGACCAGCGTAAAATCGCGCCGGGCCTGAGCAAAGTGATGAATGCCATGGCGGAAAAACTGCGCGAAGGCGATCGTGCTCTGGAAGAGATGATTACGCTGGCAGAACAAGATTTAAACGACAAAGGCTTCCGCGCCGACGACATTCAGATCCGCGATGCGGATACGCTTTTAGAACTCTCAGAAACCAGCCAGCGGGCGGTTATCCTGATGGCGGCATGGCTTGGCCAGGCGCGTCTTATCGATAACAAAACGGTGGAATTAACCCAGAGTGCCCAATAG
- the panD gene encoding aspartate 1-decarboxylase, whose product MIRTMLQGKLHRVKVTHADLHYEGSCAIDQDFLDASGILENEAIDIWNVNNGKRFSTYAIAAERGSKIISVNGAAAHNAEVGDIVIIASFVTMSDAEARTWRPNVAYFEGDNEMKRTAKAIPVQVA is encoded by the coding sequence ATGATTCGCACTATGCTGCAGGGCAAGCTCCACCGCGTAAAAGTCACTCATGCGGACCTGCATTATGAAGGCTCTTGCGCCATCGACCAGGATTTCCTCGACGCATCCGGGATCCTTGAAAACGAAGCTATTGATATCTGGAATGTGAACAATGGCAAGCGTTTCTCGACCTATGCCATCGCGGCAGAGCGCGGCTCGAAGATCATTTCCGTGAACGGTGCGGCGGCACACAATGCCGAGGTGGGCGACATCGTGATTATCGCAAGCTTTGTGACCATGTCTGACGCCGAGGCACGCACCTGGCGTCCAAACGTGGCCTACTTTGAAGGCGACAATGAAATGAAGCGCACGGCGAAAGCCATTCCGGTTCAGGTCGCGTAA
- a CDS encoding polysaccharide deacetylase family protein, which yields MLIRVIFSFLVLLSGCASASLLSQHGQPARYMQTTEDAIIWAQVGNDVVTVGTVEEGQILAVVPTAADYYEFSFGFGTGFIDKGHLEPVQGKQRVEDSLGDLNKPLSNQNLITWRDTKVYNAPNLGSAPFGVLADNIRYPIIAKLKDRLNQTWFQIRIGNRLAWVSSLDAQQDNGIPILTYHHILRDEENTRFRHTSTTTSVRAFSNQMTWLRDQGYTTLTMYQLEGYVRNKMNLPARSVVITFDDGLKSVNRYGYPVLKEYGFKATAFIISSRIKRHPQKWDPKSLQFMSISELRQIQDVFDVQSHTHFLHRVDGYRRPILLSRSYHNILFDFERSRRALNQFNPHVLYLSYPFGGYNTTAVQAANDAGFHMAVTTVKGKVKPGDNPFLLKRLYILRTDSLETMSRLISNQPQG from the coding sequence ATGTTGATTCGCGTTATTTTCTCTTTTTTAGTCCTTCTTTCTGGCTGTGCCTCTGCCAGTTTGTTGAGCCAACATGGGCAGCCTGCCCGCTACATGCAAACCACCGAAGACGCCATTATCTGGGCGCAGGTGGGCAATGACGTCGTTACCGTCGGAACCGTGGAAGAGGGACAAATTCTCGCGGTGGTCCCGACGGCGGCCGATTACTACGAATTCAGCTTTGGCTTTGGCACTGGGTTTATCGATAAAGGGCATCTCGAGCCGGTGCAAGGCAAGCAGAGGGTAGAAGACAGCCTCGGCGATTTGAACAAACCGCTCAGCAATCAGAATCTCATCACCTGGCGGGATACGAAGGTGTATAACGCGCCAAACCTGGGCAGTGCACCGTTCGGCGTGCTGGCAGACAATATTCGCTACCCCATTATCGCCAAACTGAAAGACCGTCTGAATCAGACCTGGTTTCAAATCCGCATCGGTAACCGGCTGGCGTGGGTCAGTAGCCTGGATGCGCAGCAGGATAACGGCATTCCGATCCTGACGTATCACCACATTTTACGCGACGAAGAAAACACCCGTTTTCGTCACACCTCTACGACGACCTCGGTGCGTGCATTCAGCAACCAAATGACCTGGCTGCGCGATCAGGGTTACACCACGCTGACGATGTACCAGCTCGAAGGTTATGTCAGAAATAAGATGAATTTACCGGCGCGTTCGGTAGTCATTACCTTCGACGATGGTTTGAAATCGGTCAATCGCTACGGCTATCCGGTGCTGAAAGAGTACGGCTTTAAGGCCACGGCGTTCATCATCTCGTCGCGTATCAAGCGTCATCCGCAGAAGTGGGATCCTAAATCGCTGCAGTTTATGAGCATTTCAGAGCTGAGGCAGATTCAGGACGTGTTTGACGTTCAGTCGCACACCCACTTTTTACATCGCGTGGACGGGTACCGTCGGCCCATTTTGCTGAGCCGCAGTTATCACAATATTTTGTTTGATTTCGAACGTTCACGCCGCGCGCTGAACCAGTTCAATCCGCACGTGCTGTATCTGTCATATCCGTTCGGCGGCTATAACACCACGGCGGTGCAGGCGGCAAATGACGCCGGTTTTCATATGGCGGTGACGACGGTGAAAGGGAAGGTGAAGCCGGGGGATAATCCGTTCTTACTGAAACGCCTGTACATCTTAAGAACGGATTCGTTAGAGACGATGTCGCGGCTGATAAGCAATCAGCCGCAAGGGTAG
- a CDS encoding PTS sugar transporter subunit IIA, translated as MLGWVITCHDDRAQALLDRLENKFGSLPQCRAVSFWRGLSTNMLSRMMCDALHETDSGEGVIFLTDSAGDAPYRVAALMSHKHSHCEVISGISYALIEKMLPLRETLSSEAFREMIVVEGFPEASSLWHQQQKNPPFVLLHDLYAN; from the coding sequence ATGTTGGGTTGGGTGATTACCTGTCATGACGATCGGGCGCAGGCGCTGCTGGATCGACTGGAAAACAAATTTGGATCACTGCCGCAGTGCCGGGCGGTGAGTTTCTGGCGTGGTCTCAGCACCAATATGCTCAGCCGTATGATGTGTGATGCGCTGCATGAAACGGATTCCGGTGAGGGCGTTATTTTTCTGACCGACAGCGCCGGGGACGCACCTTATCGCGTTGCCGCGTTAATGAGCCACAAACATTCCCACTGTGAAGTGATCTCCGGCATCAGCTATGCGCTGATCGAAAAAATGCTGCCGCTGCGCGAAACCCTCAGCAGTGAGGCATTTCGCGAAATGATTGTCGTCGAAGGTTTTCCCGAAGCCAGCAGCCTCTGGCACCAACAGCAAAAAAATCCCCCGTTTGTCCTGCTGCATGACCTGTATGCAAATTAA
- a CDS encoding ABC transporter permease, which yields MMQLYWVALKSIWAKEINRFMRIWIQTLVPPVITMTLYFIIFGNLIGSRIGEMHGFTYMQFIVPGLIMMAVITNAYANVASSFFSAKFQRNIEELLVAPVPTHVVIAGYVGGGVARGLCVGVLVTAISLFFVPFQVHSWLFVGLTLLLTAILFSLAGLLNAVFAKTFDDISLIPTFVLTPLTYLGGVFYSLTLLPPFWQALSHLNPIVYMISGFRFGFLGISDVPLFTTVGVLVVFIAAFYALCWYLIQRGRGLRS from the coding sequence ATGATGCAGCTCTATTGGGTGGCGCTGAAAAGTATCTGGGCCAAAGAAATCAACCGCTTCATGCGCATCTGGATCCAGACCCTGGTCCCGCCGGTCATCACCATGACCCTTTATTTCATCATCTTCGGCAACCTGATTGGTTCGCGCATTGGTGAGATGCATGGCTTCACTTACATGCAGTTCATCGTACCGGGCCTGATCATGATGGCGGTGATCACCAACGCCTACGCGAACGTGGCCTCGTCGTTCTTCAGCGCTAAGTTCCAGCGCAACATTGAAGAGCTGCTGGTGGCCCCGGTGCCAACGCACGTGGTTATCGCCGGATACGTCGGCGGTGGCGTGGCGCGCGGGTTGTGCGTCGGCGTGCTGGTGACGGCGATTTCGCTGTTCTTCGTGCCGTTCCAGGTGCATTCCTGGCTGTTCGTCGGTTTGACGCTGCTGCTGACGGCGATCCTGTTCTCGCTGGCGGGTCTGCTGAACGCCGTGTTCGCCAAAACGTTTGATGATATCAGCCTGATCCCGACCTTCGTGCTGACGCCGCTGACCTATCTTGGCGGGGTGTTCTATTCGCTGACGCTGCTGCCGCCGTTCTGGCAGGCGCTGTCGCACCTGAACCCGATTGTCTACATGATCAGCGGCTTCCGCTTCGGCTTCCTCGGCATTTCCGACGTCCCGCTGTTCACCACCGTTGGCGTGCTGGTGGTGTTTATCGCCGCGTTTTACGCCCTGTGCTGGTACCTGATCCAGCGTGGCCGCGGGCTGCGTAGCTAA
- a CDS encoding ABC transporter ATP-binding protein: MTIALELKQLKKTYPGGVQALRGIDLTVEAGDFYALLGPNGAGKSTTIGIISSLVNKTSGQVNVFGYDLAKDVVNAKRQLGLVPQEFNFNPFETVQQIVVNQAGYYGVERKDAIERSEKYLKQLDLWEKRNERARMLSGGMKRRLMIARALMHEPKLLILDEPTAGVDIELRRSMWGFLKDLNDKGTTIILTTHYLEEAEMLCRNIGIIQHGQLVENTSMKNLLSKLKSETFILDLAAKSPLPHLEGYQYRLVDTATLEVEVLREQGINSVFAQLSEQGVQVLSMRNKANRLEELFVTLVHNKTGEQA, translated from the coding sequence ATGACCATTGCACTTGAATTGAAACAGCTTAAAAAGACTTACCCAGGCGGCGTTCAGGCGCTGCGTGGCATTGACCTGACGGTCGAAGCCGGGGACTTTTATGCTCTGCTAGGCCCAAACGGTGCGGGGAAATCCACGACAATCGGGATTATCAGCTCGCTGGTGAACAAAACCTCCGGTCAGGTAAATGTATTTGGCTACGATCTGGCGAAAGACGTGGTCAACGCCAAACGCCAGCTCGGACTGGTTCCACAGGAGTTCAACTTCAACCCGTTCGAGACGGTACAACAGATTGTTGTTAACCAGGCGGGCTACTACGGTGTAGAGCGCAAAGACGCGATTGAACGTAGCGAAAAGTACCTGAAACAGCTCGATCTGTGGGAAAAACGCAACGAACGTGCGCGGATGTTATCCGGCGGCATGAAGCGCCGTCTGATGATTGCGCGTGCGCTGATGCACGAACCAAAACTGTTGATTCTGGATGAGCCTACCGCGGGCGTCGACATCGAACTGCGCCGTTCAATGTGGGGCTTCCTGAAAGATCTCAACGACAAAGGCACCACCATCATTCTGACCACCCACTATCTGGAAGAAGCCGAAATGCTGTGTCGCAATATCGGCATCATTCAGCACGGCCAGCTGGTGGAAAATACCTCGATGAAAAACCTGCTGTCGAAGCTGAAGTCTGAAACCTTCATTCTTGATCTCGCCGCGAAAAGCCCGCTGCCGCACCTCGAAGGCTATCAGTATCGTCTGGTCGATACCGCAACGCTTGAAGTGGAAGTGCTGCGTGAGCAAGGGATTAACAGCGTTTTTGCTCAGCTGAGCGAGCAGGGCGTGCAGGTATTGAGTATGCGTAACAAAGCCAACCGTCTGGAAGAGCTGTTCGTCACGCTGGTTCATAATAAGACAGGAGAACAGGCATGA
- the can gene encoding carbonate dehydratase, which yields MNDIDTLISNNALWSKMLNEEDPGFFQKLAQAQKPRFLWIGCSDSRVPAERLTGLEPGELFVHRNVANLVVHTDLNCLSVVQYAVDVLEVEHIIICGHYGCGGVQAAVENPELGLINNWLLHIRDIWFKHSSLLGEMPQERRMDTLCELNVMEQVYNLGHSTIMQSAWKRGQKVTIHGWAYGIHDGLLRDLDVTATNRESLEQGYRMAISNLHTRHINHK from the coding sequence ATGAACGACATAGATACACTCATCAGCAATAATGCACTATGGTCAAAAATGCTGAATGAAGAGGATCCTGGTTTCTTCCAGAAACTGGCACAGGCGCAGAAACCGCGCTTTCTATGGATTGGATGCTCTGACAGTCGCGTTCCAGCGGAACGTCTGACGGGTCTGGAGCCGGGTGAACTGTTTGTTCACCGTAACGTGGCCAACCTGGTTGTCCATACCGACTTAAACTGTCTTTCCGTGGTTCAGTATGCGGTAGACGTGCTGGAAGTCGAACACATCATCATTTGCGGTCACTACGGCTGCGGCGGTGTACAGGCGGCGGTTGAGAACCCTGAACTGGGTCTGATCAACAACTGGTTACTGCACATTCGCGATATCTGGTTCAAGCACAGTTCACTGCTGGGCGAAATGCCGCAGGAACGCCGCATGGACACCCTGTGCGAACTGAACGTGATGGAGCAGGTGTATAACCTCGGCCACTCTACGATCATGCAGTCTGCCTGGAAACGCGGGCAGAAAGTGACGATCCACGGCTGGGCTTACGGTATCCATGATGGCCTGCTGCGTGACCTCGACGTCACCGCGACCAACCGCGAAAGCCTGGAACAGGGTTATCGCATGGCGATCTCGAACCTGCACACTCGCCACATCAATCACAAATAA